In Zhaonella formicivorans, one DNA window encodes the following:
- a CDS encoding ring-opening amidohydrolase, with the protein MQKVEVFRIPTASPDDISGLATLIDSGEINPAEIVAILGKTEGNGCVNDFTRGFATQSLALYVAEKLGISYEEVVKKVAFIMSGGTEGVMTPHLTVFVRKDVQEPAKPGKRLAVGVAFTRDFLPEELGRMEQVNEVARAVKEAMKDAQIDDPRDVHFVQIKCPLLTAERIEDAKRRGKDVAVNDTYKSMAYSRGASALGVALALGEISADKISNEAICHDWNLYSSVASTSAGVELLNDEIIVVGNSTNSASDLVIGHSVMKDAIDADAVRTALKDAGLKFDCCPPAEELAKIVNVLAKAEASSSGTVRGRRNTMLDDSDINHTRSARAVVNAVIASVVGDPMVYVSGGAEHQGPDGGGPIAVIARV; encoded by the coding sequence ATGCAAAAAGTTGAAGTTTTTCGTATCCCAACAGCCTCACCTGATGATATAAGCGGGTTGGCTACTTTGATTGATTCAGGGGAGATTAATCCGGCTGAAATTGTTGCTATTCTGGGCAAAACAGAAGGTAATGGCTGTGTTAACGATTTTACTCGCGGTTTTGCCACCCAGTCTTTAGCGTTGTATGTAGCAGAAAAATTGGGAATAAGTTACGAAGAAGTTGTGAAAAAAGTTGCGTTTATAATGTCAGGTGGTACTGAGGGTGTCATGACGCCGCACCTTACTGTATTTGTCCGAAAAGATGTCCAGGAACCGGCTAAGCCGGGAAAACGCTTGGCAGTAGGCGTAGCTTTTACGCGGGATTTTTTGCCGGAAGAATTGGGCCGCATGGAACAGGTAAACGAAGTGGCTCGAGCTGTAAAAGAGGCTATGAAAGATGCCCAAATAGATGATCCCCGCGATGTTCACTTTGTTCAGATTAAGTGCCCGCTTTTGACTGCTGAAAGAATTGAGGATGCCAAGCGACGTGGAAAAGATGTTGCGGTAAACGACACCTATAAATCAATGGCTTACTCACGTGGAGCTTCAGCTCTCGGAGTTGCTCTTGCACTGGGCGAGATATCTGCGGATAAGATTAGCAATGAAGCCATTTGTCATGACTGGAATCTCTACTCCAGTGTGGCTTCGACGTCAGCCGGGGTTGAACTCCTTAATGATGAAATTATCGTAGTAGGAAACTCTACCAATAGTGCCAGCGATTTGGTTATTGGGCACTCTGTTATGAAGGATGCCATTGACGCTGATGCAGTACGCACTGCCCTTAAAGATGCCGGGTTAAAATTCGATTGTTGCCCGCCAGCCGAAGAGCTTGCTAAGATCGTAAATGTATTGGCAAAGGCTGAGGCTTCATCTTCTGGTACAGTTAGGGGTCGTCGTAACACTATGCTTGATGATTCTGATATTAATCATACTCGATCGGCACGAGCGGTAGTAAATGCTGTTATTGCCAGCGTGGTAGGAGATCCCATGGTTTACGTTTCAGGTGGTGCAGAGCACCAAGGACCTGATGGCGGCGGTCCAATAGCTGTTATTGCCAGAGTGTAG
- a CDS encoding DUF1116 domain-containing protein, translating to MTLSRNLINGPVKVVNVGLDSFANNLTSLGVANIHVEWRPPANGDPHLVRLLALIEQNIDVINTANQKAINRLLEAQPKLVDVKLAGDVIPGFERNMILHSGPPITWSKMCGPMRGAVIGALIYEGLADNAEQAEKLAASGEIKFAPCHEYSAVGPMSGIISASMPVFVVENEAAGNRAYSNFNEGLGKVLRFGANSPEIIERLRWIRDVLAPALRDAILACGGIDLKTLTAKALQMGDECHNRNLAATSLLIRTLMPALVKTYPPNKLEEVVSFLAKNDHFYLNISMAACKATLDAAHGIQGSTLVTAMARNGVEFGIRVSGLGNEWFTSPAPYVKGLYFPGYDDEDANPDLGDSAITETCGLGGFAMAAAPAIVQFVGGTPQDALNYTLEMYNITLTSNPAYTIPNLGFRSTPTGIDVLKVVETGINPIINTGIAHREAGVGQVGAGLVRAPMECFIAALRRLAEIILTVG from the coding sequence ATGACTTTAAGTAGAAATTTAATTAATGGCCCTGTCAAGGTTGTTAATGTGGGGCTTGATTCTTTTGCCAATAACTTGACTTCGCTGGGCGTCGCTAATATACATGTAGAATGGAGACCGCCTGCCAATGGCGACCCGCATCTTGTCAGACTGTTGGCCTTAATTGAACAAAATATTGATGTAATTAACACTGCCAATCAAAAAGCTATCAATCGTTTACTAGAAGCACAACCGAAACTGGTTGATGTCAAGCTTGCTGGCGACGTAATTCCTGGCTTCGAACGTAATATGATATTGCACTCTGGCCCCCCGATTACATGGAGTAAAATGTGCGGCCCTATGCGTGGTGCTGTTATTGGCGCTCTTATCTATGAAGGCCTGGCAGATAATGCAGAGCAAGCTGAGAAATTGGCTGCTAGCGGCGAAATAAAGTTTGCTCCCTGTCATGAATATAGCGCTGTCGGTCCAATGTCCGGGATTATTTCAGCTTCTATGCCAGTTTTTGTTGTTGAAAATGAAGCCGCTGGAAACCGGGCATACTCAAACTTTAATGAAGGCTTGGGCAAGGTCCTGCGTTTCGGGGCCAATTCTCCTGAAATAATAGAGCGTTTGCGTTGGATTCGTGATGTCCTAGCACCGGCGTTACGCGATGCCATTTTGGCATGTGGTGGTATAGACCTAAAGACTCTTACTGCTAAAGCTCTCCAGATGGGAGATGAATGCCACAATCGCAACCTGGCGGCAACTTCCTTATTGATACGTACTTTGATGCCTGCGTTAGTTAAGACCTATCCACCTAATAAACTGGAGGAGGTTGTTTCTTTCCTGGCGAAAAATGATCACTTCTATCTCAATATTTCCATGGCCGCCTGTAAGGCAACCCTCGATGCTGCACATGGAATCCAAGGGAGTACACTTGTTACGGCTATGGCACGAAATGGGGTAGAGTTTGGTATTCGCGTCAGCGGGCTTGGTAATGAGTGGTTTACATCCCCGGCACCATATGTTAAAGGGCTCTATTTTCCTGGGTACGATGATGAAGATGCTAACCCTGATCTAGGAGATAGCGCTATTACTGAAACGTGCGGTCTTGGCGGTTTTGCTATGGCAGCGGCACCAGCTATTGTGCAGTTTGTAGGGGGTACCCCTCAGGATGCCCTTAACTATACCCTAGAGATGTACAATATTACTTTGACCTCAAACCCTGCCTACACTATTCCCAACCTTGGTTTTCGGTCAACCCCAACAGGGATTGATGTTTTAAAGGTTGTTGAAACAGGCATTAACCCGATCATCAATACAGGTATTGCCCACCGTGAGGCAGGTGTGGGACAGGTCGGGGCCGGTCTTGTCCGGGCACCAATGGAGTGTTTTATAGCAGCACTGCGTCGTCTTGCTGAAATTATTTTAACAGTTGGCTAA